A genomic region of Micromonospora sp. NBC_01796 contains the following coding sequences:
- the ffh gene encoding signal recognition particle protein, which produces MFDTLSDRLSGIFTKLRGKGRLTDADIDATAREIRLALLEADVALPVVKSFIANLKERARGAEVSQALNPAQQVIKIVHEELVAVLGGEGRRLQFAKNPPTVIMLAGLQGSGKTTLAGKLARWLKAQGHQPMLVAADLQRPNAVGQLQVLGGRAGVEVYAPEPGNGVGDPVQVAKASIEYAKRAARDIVIVDTAGRLGIDAEMMAQAASIRDAVDPDEVIFVIDAMVGQDAVRTAEAFRDGVGITGVVLSKLDGDARGGAALSVREVTGQPILFASTGEKLEDFDVFHPDRMASRILGMGDMLTLIEQAEQAFDSDQKEKMTAKLMGGEQFTLEDFLDQLIAVRRMGPIANVLAMMPGMGQMKDQLADLDDSHFDRVTAIIRGMTPGERTNPKIINGSRRLRIANGSGVTVMDVNQLLNRFTEAQKMMKQMGGMMGLPGGRRKATKSPKNKRKGTKGGNRPRVGGPAGGFPGGGMPGMPQLPPGLDPGAGQGLPPGFKLPKLDFNKLTKRPDDNK; this is translated from the coding sequence GTGTTTGACACCTTGAGTGACCGCCTCTCCGGGATCTTCACCAAGCTCCGTGGAAAGGGTCGGCTCACCGACGCCGACATCGACGCCACCGCCCGGGAGATCCGGCTGGCGTTGCTGGAGGCCGACGTCGCGCTGCCCGTCGTCAAGTCCTTCATCGCGAACCTGAAGGAACGGGCCCGGGGCGCCGAGGTCTCCCAGGCGCTCAACCCCGCCCAGCAGGTCATCAAGATCGTGCACGAGGAGCTGGTCGCGGTCCTCGGCGGCGAGGGCCGGCGGCTCCAGTTCGCCAAGAACCCGCCGACCGTGATCATGCTCGCCGGTCTCCAGGGTTCCGGTAAGACCACCCTTGCCGGCAAGCTCGCCCGCTGGCTCAAGGCACAGGGCCACCAGCCGATGCTGGTCGCCGCCGACCTCCAGCGTCCGAACGCGGTCGGCCAGTTGCAGGTGCTCGGCGGTCGGGCCGGCGTCGAGGTCTACGCCCCCGAGCCGGGCAACGGTGTCGGTGACCCGGTCCAGGTGGCCAAGGCGTCGATCGAGTACGCCAAGCGGGCCGCCCGCGACATCGTCATCGTCGACACCGCCGGCCGGCTCGGCATCGACGCCGAGATGATGGCCCAGGCCGCCTCGATCCGGGACGCGGTCGACCCGGACGAGGTCATCTTCGTGATCGACGCAATGGTGGGTCAGGACGCCGTACGGACCGCCGAGGCGTTCCGCGACGGGGTCGGCATCACCGGCGTTGTCCTCTCCAAGCTCGACGGTGACGCCCGCGGTGGTGCGGCGCTGTCCGTACGCGAGGTCACCGGGCAGCCGATCCTGTTCGCCTCCACCGGTGAGAAGCTGGAGGACTTCGACGTCTTCCACCCGGACCGGATGGCGAGCCGGATCCTCGGCATGGGCGACATGCTCACTCTGATCGAGCAGGCCGAGCAGGCCTTCGACTCCGATCAGAAGGAGAAGATGACCGCCAAGCTGATGGGCGGTGAGCAGTTCACCCTGGAGGACTTCCTCGACCAGCTCATCGCCGTACGGCGGATGGGTCCGATCGCCAACGTGCTGGCCATGATGCCCGGCATGGGACAGATGAAGGACCAGCTCGCCGACCTGGACGACAGCCACTTCGACCGGGTCACCGCGATCATCCGGGGCATGACGCCCGGCGAGCGGACCAACCCGAAGATCATCAACGGCTCCCGCCGGCTCCGCATCGCCAACGGCTCCGGGGTCACCGTGATGGACGTCAACCAGCTGCTCAACCGCTTCACCGAAGCGCAGAAGATGATGAAGCAGATGGGCGGCATGATGGGCCTGCCCGGTGGCCGGCGCAAGGCGACCAAGTCGCCGAAGAACAAGCGCAAGGGCACCAAGGGCGGCAACCGCCCCCGCGTCGGCGGTCCCGCCGGTGGCTTCCCCGGTGGCGGGATGCCCGGCATGCCGCAACTCCCGCCGGGCCTGGACCCGGGTGCCGGGCAGGGCCTGCCGCCCGGCTTCAAGCTGCCGAAACTCGACTTCAACAAGCTCACCAAGCGGCCCGACGACAACAAGTGA
- a CDS encoding [protein-PII] uridylyltransferase: protein MTRGTPPAVGLTDDGTPLLTAGIGAAAREQRAAALDAWLVTLMPAVPAGVALVAVGGLGRRQLSPYSDLDLVLVHDGVPGMDEIAAALWYPIWDARLGLDHSVRTIPEALSVAHDDVKVALGLLDARHVAGDEALSNKLIAAAGDQWRRTAVRQLPVLHQVTAARWKAHGELAFLLEGDLKEAAGGLRDVGLLRAIAYAGISDALRPAVRAAHLRLLDTRDALHVSRGRRVDRLVAQERAAVATLLGLDDGDAVLRRVAGDARTISHALADAFRSADRLRSGRLRGPDNRGADGRLLRRPVARDVVEHDGELVLARTAIGARPDPSLSLRVAAAAASTGLPIARATCEWLAAYCPPLPTPWPAAARAALITLLGAGPGLVPTWETCDRYGLIDGWLPEWPRLRSLPQHNPVHLFTLDRHLVQAAAEATAYAREVERPDLLLLAAFLHDVGKGLPGDHSTVGAPIAASIAARIGLPPAEVDLIEKLVRLHLLLPEVATRRDLRDPVTISGVAEAVGDSHTLSLLHGLARADAQATGPAAWSDWKSRLIAELVGRVHTALDTGELPDPPTPDPALLEGPLPAVHLDGARVAVAAADRRGLLAAVAGCLALHRLEVLSADASTVADRGLVEFQVQPRYGTPPDPIALSADLRRAVTGDVSVIQRLRGRALASRGGGAAPKVVWHRAAATDAVVLELRAADSGGLLYRVTSALDEAGALVRAARISTLGGDVVDAFYLVGDYSDESERDRVEAAVLAAVTP from the coding sequence ATGACCAGGGGAACACCGCCGGCAGTCGGACTGACCGACGACGGAACACCGCTGCTCACCGCCGGGATCGGCGCCGCCGCACGCGAACAGCGTGCGGCGGCGCTCGACGCCTGGTTGGTGACACTGATGCCGGCAGTACCGGCCGGGGTGGCGCTGGTCGCGGTCGGCGGTCTCGGCCGCCGGCAGTTGTCCCCGTACAGCGATCTCGACCTGGTGCTGGTGCACGACGGCGTGCCCGGCATGGACGAGATCGCCGCCGCGCTCTGGTACCCGATCTGGGACGCCCGGCTCGGCCTGGACCACTCGGTCCGCACCATCCCCGAGGCGCTCTCCGTGGCGCACGACGACGTCAAGGTCGCCCTCGGGCTCCTCGACGCCCGGCACGTCGCCGGTGACGAGGCACTCAGCAACAAGCTCATCGCCGCCGCCGGTGACCAGTGGCGGCGTACCGCCGTGCGGCAGTTGCCGGTGCTGCACCAGGTGACCGCCGCCCGCTGGAAGGCGCACGGCGAACTCGCCTTCCTGCTCGAAGGCGACCTCAAGGAGGCCGCCGGCGGGTTGCGCGACGTGGGCCTGCTGCGCGCCATCGCGTACGCCGGGATCAGCGACGCCCTCCGACCGGCCGTACGCGCCGCCCATCTGCGGCTGCTCGACACCCGCGACGCACTGCACGTGTCCCGGGGCCGGCGGGTCGACCGCCTCGTCGCGCAGGAACGGGCCGCCGTCGCCACCCTGCTCGGGCTCGACGACGGCGACGCGGTGCTGCGCCGGGTGGCCGGCGACGCCCGTACGATCAGCCACGCCCTCGCCGACGCGTTCCGGTCCGCCGACCGGCTCCGCAGCGGACGGCTGCGCGGCCCCGACAACCGGGGCGCCGACGGCCGGCTCCTGCGCCGCCCGGTCGCCCGTGACGTGGTCGAACACGACGGCGAACTGGTCCTCGCCCGGACCGCGATCGGCGCCCGCCCCGATCCCAGCCTGTCGCTGCGGGTCGCCGCCGCCGCGGCCAGCACCGGGCTGCCGATCGCCCGCGCCACCTGCGAGTGGCTTGCCGCGTACTGCCCGCCGCTGCCGACCCCGTGGCCGGCGGCGGCCCGGGCCGCCCTGATCACCCTCCTCGGCGCCGGCCCCGGCCTGGTGCCCACCTGGGAAACCTGCGACCGGTACGGGCTGATCGACGGCTGGTTGCCGGAATGGCCCCGGCTGCGCAGCCTGCCCCAGCACAACCCGGTGCACCTGTTCACCCTCGACCGGCACCTGGTCCAGGCCGCCGCCGAGGCGACCGCGTACGCCCGCGAGGTGGAACGGCCCGACCTGCTGCTGCTCGCCGCGTTCCTGCACGACGTCGGCAAGGGCCTGCCCGGTGACCACAGCACCGTCGGTGCCCCGATCGCCGCCTCGATCGCCGCCCGGATCGGCCTCCCGCCGGCCGAGGTCGACCTGATCGAGAAGCTGGTCCGGCTGCACCTGCTGCTCCCCGAGGTGGCCACCCGGCGGGACCTGCGCGACCCGGTGACGATCTCCGGCGTGGCCGAAGCGGTCGGCGACAGCCACACCCTCAGCCTCCTGCACGGGCTCGCCCGCGCCGACGCCCAGGCCACCGGCCCGGCCGCCTGGTCGGACTGGAAGTCCCGGCTGATCGCCGAACTGGTCGGCAGGGTGCACACCGCTCTGGACACCGGTGAGCTGCCCGACCCCCCGACGCCGGATCCGGCGCTGCTGGAGGGGCCGCTGCCGGCCGTACACCTGGACGGGGCGCGGGTGGCGGTGGCCGCCGCCGACCGGCGCGGCCTGCTCGCCGCGGTCGCCGGTTGCCTGGCCCTGCACCGGCTCGAAGTGCTCTCCGCCGACGCGAGCACGGTCGCCGACCGGGGGCTGGTCGAGTTCCAGGTCCAGCCCCGGTACGGCACCCCACCCGACCCGATCGCGCTCAGCGCCGACCTGCGCCGCGCGGTCACCGGCGACGTGTCGGTGATCCAACGCCTTCGCGGCCGGGCCCTGGCCAGCAGGGGCGGCGGCGCGGCCCCGAAGGTGGTCTGGCACCGGGCGGCGGCCACCGACGCGGTGGTGCTCGAACTGCGCGCCGCCGACTCCGGTGGCCTGCTCTACCGGGTGACGAGCGCCCTGGACGAGGCCGGCGCCCTCGTCCGCGCCGCCAGGATCTCCACCCTGGGCGGCGACGTGGTCGACGCCTTCTACCTGGTCGGCGACTACTCCGACGAATCAGAACGTGACCGCGTCGAAGCCGCCGTCCTCGCCGCCGTCACCCCTTGA
- a CDS encoding P-II family nitrogen regulator, with translation MKLVTAVIKPYQLDAVKEALHALGVAGLTVSEVQGYGRQKGHTEVYRGAEYTVEFLPKIRVEVLTDEIDVEKVVDAVVTAARTGKIGDGKVWVTAVEDVVRVRTGERGLDAL, from the coding sequence ATGAAGCTGGTGACCGCGGTCATCAAGCCGTACCAGCTGGACGCGGTGAAGGAGGCCCTGCACGCCCTCGGCGTGGCCGGCCTGACCGTCAGCGAGGTCCAGGGGTACGGACGGCAGAAGGGCCACACCGAGGTGTACCGGGGTGCCGAGTACACCGTGGAGTTCCTGCCGAAGATCCGGGTCGAGGTGCTGACCGACGAGATCGACGTCGAGAAGGTCGTCGACGCGGTGGTCACGGCGGCCCGTACGGGCAAGATCGGTGACGGCAAGGTCTGGGTCACGGCCGTGGAGGATGTCGTCCGCGTCCGGACCGGTGAGCGCGGCCTCGACGCGCTCTGA
- a CDS encoding ammonium transporter → MPEAPTIDGANTTWLLVSTALVLLMTPGLALFYGGLNRSKGVLNMMMMSFSAIGLISILWWFYGFSVAFGADVNGLWGDPGAYLGTKTFLAETDLWGATAENPSGIGVPLYVFMAFQMVFAVITVALISGAISDRAKFGGWLLFAFGWATLVYFPVAHWVWGGGFIGAKIHALDFAGGTAVHINAGAAALAVALVLGKRLGWPKEGMKPHNIPLVALGAGLLWFGWFGFNAGSELTVDSVAGLAFINTQLATAAAVLGWIVVEWIKDGKPTMVGASSGAIAGLVAITPACGFIAPWASVLLGIVAGVVCALAVGLKYKLGFDDSLDVVGVHFVGGWIGSLWLGLFATNSVNAAISDVVGGSDGLFYGGGATQLGRQALAGLVVTVWSFAIAWVLAFVIEKTIGFRVKSEAEVDGIDIAEHAEAGYDLSTGGGSGGGGAFAMAGIGTPGSTTAEPAAPVSEKVAG, encoded by the coding sequence GTGCCTGAAGCACCGACGATCGACGGCGCCAACACTACGTGGCTGCTGGTTTCGACGGCGCTCGTGCTGCTCATGACACCCGGACTGGCGCTGTTCTACGGCGGCCTGAACCGGTCCAAGGGCGTACTTAACATGATGATGATGAGCTTCTCGGCTATCGGGCTCATCTCGATTCTGTGGTGGTTCTACGGATTCAGCGTCGCCTTCGGGGCCGACGTGAACGGGCTCTGGGGCGATCCCGGTGCCTACCTCGGTACCAAGACGTTCCTCGCGGAGACCGACCTCTGGGGCGCGACCGCGGAGAACCCCAGCGGCATCGGCGTCCCGCTCTACGTGTTCATGGCCTTCCAGATGGTCTTCGCGGTGATCACCGTCGCGCTGATCAGCGGCGCCATCTCCGACCGGGCCAAGTTCGGCGGCTGGCTGCTCTTCGCCTTCGGCTGGGCGACCCTGGTCTACTTCCCGGTGGCGCACTGGGTGTGGGGCGGCGGTTTCATCGGCGCCAAGATCCACGCGCTCGACTTCGCCGGTGGTACGGCAGTGCACATCAACGCCGGTGCGGCTGCGCTCGCCGTGGCTCTGGTGCTCGGCAAGCGGCTCGGCTGGCCCAAGGAGGGCATGAAGCCGCACAACATCCCGCTGGTGGCGCTCGGTGCCGGGCTGCTCTGGTTCGGCTGGTTCGGCTTCAACGCCGGCTCCGAACTGACCGTGGACTCGGTCGCAGGTCTGGCCTTCATCAACACCCAGCTCGCCACCGCCGCGGCGGTGCTCGGCTGGATCGTGGTCGAGTGGATCAAGGATGGCAAGCCGACCATGGTCGGTGCCTCCTCCGGTGCCATCGCCGGCCTGGTCGCGATCACCCCGGCCTGTGGTTTCATCGCTCCCTGGGCATCCGTGCTGCTCGGCATCGTCGCCGGTGTGGTCTGCGCCCTCGCGGTCGGCCTGAAGTACAAGCTCGGCTTCGACGACTCGCTCGACGTGGTCGGCGTGCACTTCGTCGGTGGCTGGATCGGGTCGCTCTGGCTCGGCCTGTTCGCCACCAACTCGGTCAACGCCGCGATCAGCGATGTGGTGGGCGGCTCCGACGGTCTCTTCTACGGCGGCGGCGCGACCCAGCTCGGTCGGCAGGCTCTCGCCGGCCTGGTCGTCACGGTATGGTCGTTCGCCATCGCCTGGGTGCTGGCCTTCGTGATCGAGAAGACCATCGGCTTCCGGGTCAAGTCCGAGGCCGAGGTCGACGGGATCGACATCGCGGAGCACGCTGAGGCCGGCTACGACCTCTCCACCGGTGGCGGTAGCGGCGGTGGCGGTGCGTTCGCCATGGCCGGGATCGGCACTCCCGGTAGCACCACGGCCGAGCCGGCCGCTCCGGTCAGCGAAAAGGTCGCCGGTTAA
- a CDS encoding aminoglycoside phosphotransferase family protein, translating to MAYREPPPRIGRPYVTSQEIPLHGGNVSTVVRVGDTVRRNAGPWTPSVHALLRHLEYVGFTGSPRALGMDERNREVLSYLEGECGEYPLAPHWVTDEALVTVATMLRMFHDAQYGFAPVTGAVWRSFGPPPPDTEVICHHDAAPHNVIWRPDGTLALIDFDLASPGARIYDVAYAAWTWVPLFSDRDSYTLGWKRPNRPRRLRLFADAYGLIPRDRHRLVRTIRKRIVDHVEGIRRMAAAGEPAFVRIVHKGHLRRPMRDLRLLDYERHTLEYALR from the coding sequence GTGGCCTACCGTGAACCGCCGCCGCGCATCGGGAGACCGTACGTGACTTCGCAGGAAATTCCACTGCACGGCGGGAACGTGAGCACCGTCGTACGGGTCGGTGACACCGTCCGGCGCAACGCCGGGCCGTGGACGCCCTCGGTGCACGCGCTGCTGCGGCACCTGGAGTACGTCGGGTTCACCGGCTCGCCCCGCGCGCTCGGGATGGACGAGCGCAACCGGGAGGTGCTGTCCTACCTGGAGGGGGAGTGCGGGGAGTACCCGCTCGCCCCGCACTGGGTGACCGACGAGGCGCTGGTCACCGTCGCCACGATGCTCCGGATGTTCCACGACGCGCAGTACGGCTTCGCCCCGGTCACCGGCGCGGTCTGGCGGTCGTTCGGGCCGCCGCCGCCGGACACCGAGGTGATCTGCCACCACGACGCCGCCCCGCACAACGTGATCTGGCGCCCGGACGGGACCCTCGCGCTGATCGACTTCGACCTGGCCTCACCGGGTGCCCGGATCTACGACGTGGCGTACGCGGCCTGGACCTGGGTGCCGCTCTTCTCCGACCGGGACTCGTACACGCTGGGGTGGAAGCGGCCGAACCGGCCCCGCCGGCTGCGGTTGTTCGCGGACGCGTACGGTCTGATCCCACGGGACCGGCACCGGTTGGTGCGGACCATCCGTAAGCGGATCGTCGACCATGTCGAGGGGATCCGTCGGATGGCGGCGGCGGGCGAGCCGGCGTTCGTACGGATAGTGCACAAGGGCCATCTGCGGCGTCCGATGCGCGATCTCCGCCTGCTGGATTACGAACGGCACACCCTGGAGTACGCGCTCCGTTGA
- the ftsY gene encoding signal recognition particle-docking protein FtsY, with translation MEYLVLALILLGVLLLGTVGLVVPRLRRRPEPPLPPETSVSTRPTGVITPEAPEVTEGQVTDTATAPPAPVAPPAEPAPTLERPEPTAGRLVRLRTRLSRSQNVFGKGLLTLLSRDHLDEEVWEEIEDALITADVGVDATREIVDRLRERTAVLGTRTARDLRTLLAVELVNALDPGMDRALRATAHDGTPGVVLVVGVNGAGKTTTCGKIARVLVADGRTVLLGAADTFRAAAAEQLTTWGGRVGAEVVRGPEGADPASVAFDAVRRGIELGVDTVLIDTAGRLQNKVGLMDELGKVKRVVEKHGPVDETLLVLDATTGQNGLEQARVFMEVVDVTGVVLTKLDGTAKGGIVIAVQRKLGLPVKLVGLGEGPDDLAPFDPAQFVDALIGADPLGAEA, from the coding sequence ATGGAGTACCTCGTTCTCGCGCTGATCCTGCTAGGTGTGCTGCTGCTCGGCACCGTCGGCCTGGTGGTGCCGCGGCTGCGTCGGCGGCCCGAGCCGCCGCTGCCGCCCGAGACGAGCGTGTCTACCCGCCCCACCGGCGTGATCACCCCGGAGGCACCGGAAGTCACGGAAGGGCAGGTCACCGACACGGCGACCGCGCCACCGGCACCGGTGGCGCCGCCGGCCGAACCGGCACCGACGCTGGAACGCCCGGAACCGACCGCCGGCCGGCTGGTCCGGCTGCGGACCCGGCTGTCCCGCTCGCAGAACGTCTTCGGCAAGGGACTGCTCACCCTGCTCAGCCGGGACCACCTCGACGAGGAGGTCTGGGAGGAGATCGAGGACGCGCTGATCACCGCCGACGTCGGCGTGGACGCCACCCGGGAGATCGTCGACCGGTTGCGCGAGCGGACCGCGGTGCTCGGCACCCGTACGGCGCGTGACCTGCGCACCCTGCTCGCGGTCGAACTGGTCAACGCGCTCGATCCGGGGATGGACCGGGCACTGCGGGCCACCGCGCACGACGGCACCCCCGGTGTGGTGCTGGTGGTCGGGGTCAACGGCGCCGGCAAGACCACCACCTGCGGCAAGATCGCCCGGGTGCTGGTCGCGGACGGTCGTACGGTGCTGCTCGGTGCCGCGGACACGTTCCGGGCCGCCGCCGCGGAACAGCTCACCACCTGGGGCGGCCGGGTGGGTGCCGAGGTGGTCCGGGGGCCGGAGGGAGCCGATCCGGCGAGTGTGGCGTTCGACGCGGTCCGCCGGGGTATCGAACTCGGGGTGGACACCGTACTGATCGACACCGCGGGGCGGTTGCAGAACAAGGTCGGCCTGATGGACGAGCTGGGCAAGGTCAAGCGGGTGGTGGAGAAGCACGGCCCGGTCGACGAGACGCTGCTCGTACTGGACGCCACCACGGGGCAGAACGGGCTGGAGCAGGCCCGGGTGTTCATGGAGGTGGTCGACGTGACCGGGGTGGTGCTGACCAAGCTCGACGGCACCGCCAAGGGCGGGATCGTGATCGCCGTACAGCGCAAGCTCGGCCTGCCGGTCAAGCTGGTCGGCCTGGGCGAGGGCCCGGACGATCTGGCCCCGTTCGACCCCGCGCAGTTCGTCGACGCGCTCATCGGCGCCGATCCGCTGGGCGCCGAGGCGTAA